In Sphaeramia orbicularis chromosome 12, fSphaOr1.1, whole genome shotgun sequence, the following proteins share a genomic window:
- the optn gene encoding optineurin isoform X1: MASGGPMMNGDISRAPSQSGTLEETLLQMNVLIQENRDLKEALRQTNLTMKERFEGLSAWREKQREERDFLEARLEEARGRMEALTIQNQDLSKKLEETVRTGGAQGGVQSSELDALRAQVARLQAEKNDLVAMNSELQLKADQDSREDSFIEVITVTDGGTDGVSDVCGAERSRRLDLSMTASRLDSEEVTVSQLLQSLRNETQRAEQLQVELQTSTARIRELEVKKSNVEKSTQTSQPEETKEAPGKEEKATSEVENLKSQMMTLFKELQQAQSKLDEAEGMKKNLQDRLCSNTHTYSTVVNVSVHFSISSLKMLACFFLIRKWYFLPLYRCREVEQDVATLKAQLVEKQAIQTENDRLKLQVDSMQAQSLMEQRKAGEERSNMAQLKDAYTKLFEDYNELKEEKKKRESQLVQKEVVDELQHRLTAAEEALAAKQERIDAMKQEIYQKEKELETISVFQAQAEVYSSDFYAERAAREKLHEERERLAAQLEYVKKQNSQLQDEMESMGRRSLNEMQRRHVSLGGGPHGAGATLVGRGGDWQSNIPEHACPKCNEILPDLDSLQIHIMDCIN; this comes from the exons ATGGCGTCTGGAGGTCCAATGATGAACGGTGACATTTCTCGTGCTCCCAGTCAGTCAGGAACTCTGGAAGAAACTCTGCTGCAGATGAATGTCCTCATCCAGGAGAACCGAGACCTGAAAG AGGCCTTGCGTCAGACCAATCTGACTATGAAGGAACGTTTTGAAGGTCTGTCTGCATGGCGAGAGAAGCAGCGGGAGGAGCGGGACTTCCTGGAGGCCAGGCTAGAGGAAGCACGTGGTCGCATGGAGGCACTTACAATTCAAAACCAGGACCTCAGTAAGAAACTGGAGGAGACGGTGAGGACTGGAGGAGCACAAGGAGGAGTGCAG AGCTCAGAACTTGATGCCCTGCGCGCTCAGGTGGCTCGCCTGCAGGCTGAGAAGAATGACTTGGTGGCCATGAATTCTGAACTGCAGCTTAAGGCTGACCAAGACTCTCGGGAAGACTCCTTCATTGAGGTCATCACAGTCACG GATGGTGGCACAGATGGTGTGAGCGACGTCTGTGGTGCTGAGCGTAGCAGACGCTTGGACTTGAGCATGACGGCGTCCCGGCTGGACAGTGAAGAAGTGACGGTCAGCCAGCTGCTCCAGTCCCTGAGGAATGAGACACAGAGGGCCGAGCAGCTGCAGGTGGAGCTGCAGACTTCTACAGCCAG AATAAGAGAGCTTGAGGTAAAGAAGAGCAATGTGGAAAAATCAACACAGACTTCACAGCCAGAAGAGACCAAGGAGGCTCCTGGGAAGGAGGAGAAG GCAACGTCTGAGGTGGAGAATCTGAAGTCTCAGATGATGACTCTATTCAAAGAGCTGCAGCAGGCCCAGAGCAAGCTAGATGAAGCAGAAGGCATGAAGAAGAACTTGCAGGACAGGTTATGCTCAAACactcacacatacagtacagtggTAAATGttag TGTCCAtttcagtatttcctctttgaagATGCTGGCATGCTTCTTCTTAATCAGGAAATGGTATTTTCTTCCTTTATACAGATGTCGGGAGGTGGAGCAAGATGTGGCGACTCTGAAGGCTCAGCTGGTGGAAAAACAGGCTATTCAGACAGAGAATGACCGGTTGAAGTTACAGGTGGACAGCATGCAGGCCCAAAGCCTGATGGAGCAGAGGAAGGCTGGAGAAGAGAG GAGCAACATGGCACAGCTGAAGGATGCCTACACCAAACTTTTTGAAGACTACAATGagctaaaagaagagaagaaaaaaagagag TCTCAGCTGGTGCAGAAGGAGGTTGTGGATGAACTGCAGCATCGTCTGACCGCCGCTGAAGAGGCTCTAGCTGCCAAACAGGAACGGATTGATGCCATGAAGCAGGAGATTTACCAAAAGGAGAAGGAGCTGGAGACCATATCTGTGTTCCAGGCTCAG GCGGAGGTGTACTCCTCTGACTTCTATGCAGAACGGGCAGCGAGGGAAAAGCTCCATGAAGAGAGGGAACGTCTGGCTGCTCAGCTGGAATACGTCAAGAAGCAGAACAGTCAGCTTCAGGATGAGATGGAATCAATGGGCCG GCGATCTCTGAATGAGATGCAGAGGAGGCATGTGTCACTTGGGGGAGGTCCACACGGAGCTGGTGCAACTTTAGTTGGGAGAG GTGGCGACTGGCAGAGCAATATTCCTGAGCACGCCTGTCCAAAGTGCAACGAGATCTTGCCAGACTTGGACTCCTTGCAGATCCACATTATGGACTGTATCAACTAG
- the optn gene encoding optineurin isoform X2, with the protein MASGGPMMNGDISRAPSQSGTLEETLLQMNVLIQENRDLKEALRQTNLTMKERFEGLSAWREKQREERDFLEARLEEARGRMEALTIQNQDLSKKLEETVRTGGAQGGVQSSELDALRAQVARLQAEKNDLVAMNSELQLKADQDSREDSFIEVITVTDGGTDGVSDVCGAERSRRLDLSMTASRLDSEEVTVSQLLQSLRNETQRAEQLQVELQTSTARIRELEVKKSNVEKSTQTSQPEETKEAPGKEEKATSEVENLKSQMMTLFKELQQAQSKLDEAEGMKKNLQDRCREVEQDVATLKAQLVEKQAIQTENDRLKLQVDSMQAQSLMEQRKAGEERSNMAQLKDAYTKLFEDYNELKEEKKKRESQLVQKEVVDELQHRLTAAEEALAAKQERIDAMKQEIYQKEKELETISVFQAQAEVYSSDFYAERAAREKLHEERERLAAQLEYVKKQNSQLQDEMESMGRRSLNEMQRRHVSLGGGPHGAGATLVGRGGDWQSNIPEHACPKCNEILPDLDSLQIHIMDCIN; encoded by the exons ATGGCGTCTGGAGGTCCAATGATGAACGGTGACATTTCTCGTGCTCCCAGTCAGTCAGGAACTCTGGAAGAAACTCTGCTGCAGATGAATGTCCTCATCCAGGAGAACCGAGACCTGAAAG AGGCCTTGCGTCAGACCAATCTGACTATGAAGGAACGTTTTGAAGGTCTGTCTGCATGGCGAGAGAAGCAGCGGGAGGAGCGGGACTTCCTGGAGGCCAGGCTAGAGGAAGCACGTGGTCGCATGGAGGCACTTACAATTCAAAACCAGGACCTCAGTAAGAAACTGGAGGAGACGGTGAGGACTGGAGGAGCACAAGGAGGAGTGCAG AGCTCAGAACTTGATGCCCTGCGCGCTCAGGTGGCTCGCCTGCAGGCTGAGAAGAATGACTTGGTGGCCATGAATTCTGAACTGCAGCTTAAGGCTGACCAAGACTCTCGGGAAGACTCCTTCATTGAGGTCATCACAGTCACG GATGGTGGCACAGATGGTGTGAGCGACGTCTGTGGTGCTGAGCGTAGCAGACGCTTGGACTTGAGCATGACGGCGTCCCGGCTGGACAGTGAAGAAGTGACGGTCAGCCAGCTGCTCCAGTCCCTGAGGAATGAGACACAGAGGGCCGAGCAGCTGCAGGTGGAGCTGCAGACTTCTACAGCCAG AATAAGAGAGCTTGAGGTAAAGAAGAGCAATGTGGAAAAATCAACACAGACTTCACAGCCAGAAGAGACCAAGGAGGCTCCTGGGAAGGAGGAGAAG GCAACGTCTGAGGTGGAGAATCTGAAGTCTCAGATGATGACTCTATTCAAAGAGCTGCAGCAGGCCCAGAGCAAGCTAGATGAAGCAGAAGGCATGAAGAAGAACTTGCAGGACAG ATGTCGGGAGGTGGAGCAAGATGTGGCGACTCTGAAGGCTCAGCTGGTGGAAAAACAGGCTATTCAGACAGAGAATGACCGGTTGAAGTTACAGGTGGACAGCATGCAGGCCCAAAGCCTGATGGAGCAGAGGAAGGCTGGAGAAGAGAG GAGCAACATGGCACAGCTGAAGGATGCCTACACCAAACTTTTTGAAGACTACAATGagctaaaagaagagaagaaaaaaagagag TCTCAGCTGGTGCAGAAGGAGGTTGTGGATGAACTGCAGCATCGTCTGACCGCCGCTGAAGAGGCTCTAGCTGCCAAACAGGAACGGATTGATGCCATGAAGCAGGAGATTTACCAAAAGGAGAAGGAGCTGGAGACCATATCTGTGTTCCAGGCTCAG GCGGAGGTGTACTCCTCTGACTTCTATGCAGAACGGGCAGCGAGGGAAAAGCTCCATGAAGAGAGGGAACGTCTGGCTGCTCAGCTGGAATACGTCAAGAAGCAGAACAGTCAGCTTCAGGATGAGATGGAATCAATGGGCCG GCGATCTCTGAATGAGATGCAGAGGAGGCATGTGTCACTTGGGGGAGGTCCACACGGAGCTGGTGCAACTTTAGTTGGGAGAG GTGGCGACTGGCAGAGCAATATTCCTGAGCACGCCTGTCCAAAGTGCAACGAGATCTTGCCAGACTTGGACTCCTTGCAGATCCACATTATGGACTGTATCAACTAG
- the ccdc3a gene encoding coiled-coil domain-containing protein 3a produces MVSRALLLVALGVFAHLDTFTHGCQLPSEWRPLSEGCRAELAEIIVYARVLGIHRETLSGGARSMYNSLPFGFGYGYEGAEEGLLYSAEVELLCDQAWGSMLEVPAGSRLNLTGLGYLSCQSHTVMENYSYFFFLRMDENYNILPHGVNFQDAIFLDSTENRRTFSSLFQFSNCTQGSQPFHTFSPEWDIQEDNRLLCSSVQAALFEEEDRGRKLQERLAAAERRNRQLKERVRKVKRSLRNARKAARKAEQEAQELQEKLKAAERRAGHHLNAISQEEPPHGRYTIRQQIKL; encoded by the exons ATGGTTTCCAGGGCTCTGCTGCTTGTTGCGCTCGGCGTCTTTGCGCATCTGGACACTTTTACGCACGGCTGCCAGCTGCCGTCCGAGTGGCGGCCGCTGAGTGAGGGCTGCCGGGCTGAGCTGGCGGAGATCATCGTTTATGCTCGTGTGCTGGGGATCCACAGGGAGACTCTGAGCGGCGGGGCGCGGAGCATGTACAACTCACTGCCCTTTGGGTTCGGGTACGGGTACGAGGGCGCAGAGGAAGGATTACTGTACTCGGCAGAGGTGGAGCTGCTGTGTGACCAGGCTTGGGGCAGCATGCTGGAGGTGCCGGCAGGATCCAGGCTCAACCTTACCGGACTGGGCTACCTGTCCTGCCAGTCCCACACCGTGATGGAGAACTACTCATACTTCTTTTTTCTCAG gATGGATGAGAACTACAACATCCTCCCACATGGTGTCAACTTCCAAGATGCCATTTTCCTGGACTCAACTGAGAACAGGCGCACATTTTCCAGCCTCTTTCAGTTCTCCAACTGCACCCAAGGGAGCCAACCCTTCCACACCTTTAGCCCTGAGTGGGACATCCAGGAGGACAACAGA TTGCTGTGCTCCTCGGTGCAGGCTGCTCTTTTTGAAGAGGAGGACAGAGGCCGAAAACTGCAGGAGCGCCTGGCCGCTGCAGAGAGGAGGAACAGGCAGCTGAAGGAGCGTGTTCGCAAAGTGAAACGCTCCCTGAGGAACGCACGCAAGGCCGCACGCAAGGCCGAGCAGGAGGCGCAGGAGCTGCAGGAGAAACTGAAGGCTGCAGAAAGAAGAGCAGGGCATCATCTCAATGCCATCTCACAGGAGGAACCTCCACATGGGAGATACACAATTCGCCAACAAATCAAACTTTAA